In the genome of Treponema pedis, one region contains:
- a CDS encoding DUF1700 domain-containing protein: MTRNEFISELRERLKRLPEQDRYEAVKYYEEYFDEAGPEREREVIEELRSPAHLASKILSDYAVKEAAIAKHSAKGGIRALWFTILGIFAAPIAIPFAIALTLVVVILCIALCLAVFSLILGGGVLGIVAAGMLFVRPASALILIGFLLIAIGITKLLYRLITVIINGISSFVKKI, translated from the coding sequence ATGACACGAAATGAATTTATTTCCGAGTTAAGGGAGCGGTTAAAAAGATTGCCGGAACAAGACCGGTATGAGGCTGTAAAGTATTATGAAGAATACTTTGATGAAGCGGGGCCTGAACGGGAGAGGGAAGTAATTGAAGAACTGAGAAGTCCGGCACATCTTGCTTCGAAAATTCTTTCCGACTATGCGGTAAAAGAAGCTGCAATTGCAAAACATTCCGCAAAAGGAGGTATTCGTGCCCTATGGTTTACGATACTCGGAATATTTGCGGCCCCTATTGCAATTCCGTTTGCAATAGCTTTAACCCTTGTAGTTGTAATATTATGTATAGCCTTGTGCTTGGCTGTTTTTTCATTGATTTTAGGCGGAGGAGTTTTAGGTATTGTTGCAGCGGGTATGTTATTTGTCAGGCCCGCTTCGGCATTGATTCTTATAGGATTTCTTTTAATTGCAATAGGAATTACAAAGCTGTTATACCGCCTGATTACCGTAATTATTAACGGCATATCGTCGTTTGTAAAAAAGATATAA
- a CDS encoding DUF4097 family beta strand repeat-containing protein yields the protein MKKNFKPFLIIAVGAFLIGAGYILGGRINCFIHKPAPNSRFERVCKNILGKDSYGNIFADEEEDMDDYEYGGYFEGKTESLNGVTDVSIYLKTAVIEVDFESNFDYAEYKLVDMEKKYFSIKIIDGKIEIEDMTPRNKNLWFNFGMKKNSPKIFLHLPKKFECKNFVFNAGVSRSKLYGIAADNFVLNSGVGEIKIKNMYAKKSCIFNTGVGEAEIEESEINNLTLKTGVGEVSFSGKLSGNTVIEGGIGEINFSINGSEDDYDFDLSAGLGEVRVNGQGGSSFLGSHRSKTSSAVNHISVTGGIGGIYLKFKN from the coding sequence ATGAAAAAAAATTTTAAACCGTTTTTAATTATTGCTGTCGGAGCGTTTCTTATAGGCGCAGGTTATATATTGGGAGGAAGAATTAATTGCTTTATACATAAACCTGCACCGAATTCGCGTTTTGAAAGAGTGTGCAAAAACATACTGGGTAAAGACAGTTATGGAAATATTTTTGCAGATGAGGAGGAAGATATGGACGATTATGAGTATGGCGGTTATTTCGAAGGTAAAACGGAAAGTTTAAACGGTGTTACCGATGTATCTATTTATTTAAAGACTGCCGTAATTGAAGTGGATTTTGAATCGAATTTCGATTATGCGGAATATAAATTGGTAGATATGGAAAAAAAGTATTTTTCAATTAAAATTATAGACGGAAAAATAGAAATAGAAGATATGACTCCCCGGAACAAAAATTTATGGTTTAATTTCGGAATGAAAAAAAACTCACCCAAAATATTTTTGCATTTACCGAAAAAATTCGAATGTAAAAACTTTGTATTTAATGCAGGAGTTTCAAGGTCAAAATTATACGGAATAGCTGCCGATAATTTTGTTTTAAACAGCGGTGTAGGTGAAATTAAAATTAAAAATATGTATGCAAAGAAGTCTTGTATATTTAATACGGGTGTAGGCGAAGCTGAAATAGAAGAAAGTGAAATAAATAATCTTACTTTAAAAACCGGTGTCGGTGAAGTGTCGTTTTCAGGGAAGCTTTCGGGGAATACGGTTATCGAAGGCGGAATAGGAGAGATTAACTTTTCAATTAACGGCAGCGAAGATGACTACGATTTTGATTTAAGTGCAGGCTTGGGAGAGGTGCGCGTAAACGGACAAGGAGGTTCTTCATTTTTAGGCTCTCATAGAAGTAAGACAAGCTCCGCCGTTAATCATATTTCCGTAACGGGCGGTATCGGCGGCATATATTTAAAATTCAAAAATTAA
- a CDS encoding small ribosomal subunit Rsm22 family protein has translation MANELEKKPFYEKFIKKTENKKESALNGNKTKKISEKKEGFNKTKTETPEFIAKIKNEKKSIFTPLDDKTMNLLNSFGIIVKKALLLNSKQEALIPKDIRRLFHELTDERSSRKVNYLNNPVKLTAYIYHYMWWNLVRISKLISNMEFDLQDGNIIADFGSGPLTLACAFWIAKPELRKKRLHWYCADISGKALSAGESIFKSLCEFTEKDKDIPYAPWQITKVTGSFGTPLKTDMDFFVSANMFNEIFWDSSAKINGEAKKAVNTVLRYLNKKGAALIIEPGIPLAGEFISELRKNFLEKKFYVETPCPHNGICPIPGTKLYLPENKNMPIAFDKWCHFSFYTDEAPLNLVKTSETANLEKSRASLSFIYCKAPNKTIDKREESVYRQNLKDSDGFTARITSDIIKLRDGKIGRYACSEKGFLLLTEKNSFKAKLKTYQDGTLVKIHTEKTKQLPHDKKTGAAVINI, from the coding sequence ATGGCAAATGAATTGGAGAAAAAACCTTTTTATGAAAAATTTATAAAAAAAACGGAAAATAAAAAAGAATCCGCCTTAAACGGAAATAAGACAAAAAAAATATCCGAAAAAAAAGAAGGCTTTAATAAAACAAAAACGGAAACGCCTGAATTTATTGCAAAAATAAAAAATGAAAAAAAATCGATATTTACTCCTCTTGACGATAAAACAATGAATCTTTTAAATTCCTTCGGCATTATTGTAAAAAAAGCGCTTTTACTTAATTCAAAACAGGAAGCTCTAATTCCGAAAGATATAAGACGTTTATTTCATGAGCTTACTGATGAACGCTCTTCGCGTAAGGTAAATTATTTAAATAATCCAGTAAAACTTACCGCATATATTTATCATTATATGTGGTGGAATTTGGTGCGTATTTCAAAATTAATTTCAAATATGGAATTCGATTTACAAGACGGAAATATTATTGCCGATTTCGGGTCAGGCCCTTTAACCTTAGCCTGTGCATTTTGGATTGCAAAACCTGAGCTTAGAAAAAAGAGGCTTCATTGGTACTGTGCGGATATTTCAGGAAAAGCCCTTTCCGCAGGAGAAAGTATTTTTAAATCACTTTGCGAATTCACGGAAAAGGACAAAGATATACCATACGCACCGTGGCAAATTACAAAGGTTACAGGCAGTTTCGGCACTCCATTAAAAACCGATATGGATTTTTTCGTAAGCGCGAATATGTTTAACGAAATATTTTGGGATTCTTCGGCAAAAATTAACGGAGAAGCAAAAAAAGCCGTTAATACCGTTTTACGTTATCTTAATAAAAAAGGTGCCGCTCTAATAATAGAACCCGGCATTCCTCTTGCGGGAGAATTTATTTCGGAACTGCGTAAGAATTTTTTAGAAAAAAAATTTTATGTTGAAACTCCCTGTCCGCATAACGGCATTTGCCCTATCCCCGGAACTAAATTATATTTACCCGAAAATAAAAATATGCCTATTGCCTTTGATAAATGGTGCCACTTTTCTTTTTATACGGACGAAGCGCCTTTAAACCTTGTAAAGACTTCGGAAACGGCAAATTTGGAAAAATCAAGAGCGAGCCTTTCTTTTATTTACTGTAAAGCTCCTAATAAAACAATAGACAAACGGGAAGAGAGCGTATACCGTCAAAATTTAAAAGACAGCGACGGGTTTACAGCAAGAATAACTTCCGACATTATAAAACTTCGAGACGGGAAAATAGGACGATATGCATGTTCCGAAAAAGGCTTTTTACTTTTAACCGAAAAAAATTCGTTTAAAGCAAAACTTAAAACTTATCAAGACGGAACTCTTGTAAAAATACATACTGAAAAAACAAAGCAGCTTCCGCACGATAAAAAAACGGGAGCTGCCGTAATAAATATTTAA
- a CDS encoding P-loop NTPase — protein sequence MQIIPIASGKGGVGKSLFAANLAIALGQAEKKVVLADLDLGASNLHLVLGVQGKKDGIGTFLTKSSEFKDIIIDTEYENLRFIPGDSEIPGFAALKIYQRNALVKELLKLETDYLILDLGAGTHLGILDFFLMSPNGIIITSPSVTATLDAYVFLKNSVFRMMCASFPVKSKGGLFLENLKTDAKSMQRLYIPSLTEEVNKIDPKNTEKFLKKFTRFKPRIVMNMIDDPKDAEKALKIRRSAKQYLNIDIEHLGIIYNDSIQDTALSSRLPVLVYKPQAMISQAIYRIAEKILQAEGDNYTEEEFEEFANYSFLSAEAEAETDFKSKMSYLDELIGGEVLSAGEMSEIIKSQQFEITALKNENLLLKSKILKAAKAGFIV from the coding sequence ATGCAAATAATTCCGATAGCCAGCGGAAAAGGAGGCGTCGGAAAAAGCCTTTTTGCCGCAAATCTTGCAATTGCCTTAGGGCAGGCGGAAAAAAAAGTAGTGTTGGCCGATTTGGATTTGGGAGCTTCAAATCTTCATTTGGTTTTAGGCGTACAGGGGAAAAAAGACGGAATAGGCACATTTCTTACAAAATCTTCGGAATTTAAAGATATCATAATAGATACGGAATATGAAAATTTGCGCTTTATTCCCGGAGATTCCGAAATTCCCGGGTTTGCAGCTTTAAAAATTTATCAAAGAAACGCCTTGGTTAAAGAATTGCTGAAGCTTGAGACCGATTATCTTATTTTGGATTTGGGTGCAGGGACTCATCTCGGTATTTTAGACTTTTTTTTAATGTCTCCGAACGGAATTATTATTACCTCTCCGTCCGTAACTGCAACTTTGGACGCTTATGTATTTTTAAAAAATTCCGTTTTCAGAATGATGTGCGCTTCTTTTCCCGTTAAATCAAAGGGAGGTCTGTTTTTAGAAAATCTGAAAACGGACGCGAAAAGTATGCAGCGGCTTTATATTCCCTCCCTTACCGAAGAAGTTAATAAAATAGACCCGAAAAATACCGAAAAGTTTTTAAAAAAGTTTACCCGTTTTAAACCCCGTATAGTAATGAATATGATTGACGACCCTAAAGATGCGGAAAAGGCTTTAAAAATACGACGTTCGGCTAAACAGTATTTAAATATTGATATCGAACACTTAGGCATAATTTATAACGATTCCATTCAGGATACGGCTCTTTCTTCAAGACTTCCCGTGCTTGTATATAAACCGCAAGCAATGATTTCTCAAGCGATTTACCGGATTGCCGAAAAAATTCTTCAAGCGGAGGGCGATAACTATACCGAAGAAGAATTTGAAGAGTTCGCAAATTATTCTTTTTTATCTGCGGAAGCCGAAGCCGAAACCGACTTTAAATCCAAGATGAGTTATTTGGATGAGCTTATAGGCGGTGAGGTTTTATCTGCCGGCGAAATGAGCGAGATTATAAAATCACAGCAATTTGAAATTACGGCTTTAAAAAATGAAAATCTTTTATTAAAAAGTAAAATATTAAAGGCCGCTAAGGCGGGTTTTATCGTATAA
- a CDS encoding FapA family protein, with product MGIKNWAIQKHKSTGKWFLVFSEKLISSEMPSPEEICEAAEKAGLSPYSMIGKDAISSYLQKNSDSAEKPIPLALELSPDFDARLIVNSDKTEAKLYIRKAANAEPAVDLQIINRLLQRSNIINLDMQKIKSGISEFINSPSMEFLQIIAEGTPPKRGADKKLVAHFEQIPQHEVVRLADRLKNLELRSADVENPTTDKDYPLSEAETLTTVQKDDLLYELKESDAGEAGSDIYGKTIPGLQGNDPFLLDLRNIVQSHSELRAGVTGLLLIANTERGLKLRIVPYRDAKIRAVVSIDKMEASLIIESGLGAGERLSIMGVKKALNDVGLLDTITDEKITEIIEAARKKSEEAEFVFLQGIPAVAANSYKFEWAANFEEGQNTATVEKDALILTATLSVKGEAGKDVYGKPIDPKNAYPVLLPQYDDSIRFVEEDGKAKFYASVSGELTRFDNKLLISSLKSIHSDIDEKTGDIIFPGNLIITGDVRDGRKIKALGDLTVTGNAEKSLIYSETSVNLNGGINGKGSGTVWAKNTANLHYAENARIFSGSNIKIGNYCFKCLVKTNGSLSLTGSPGVLLGGNIHAAKGCSVKELGAKKTIRTIISFGQDYLIKDEIEVREKEMAENIAELNEIDKKLKSSEPNLNIEELRTRKVKLIKRNSALTIRIFNLKENFETHIPSKIVVSGDVYPGVVLESHGRYFEVMETHHHVFFTFDEKTGQIVCSPLHDE from the coding sequence ATGGGAATAAAAAATTGGGCAATACAAAAACATAAAAGTACGGGTAAATGGTTTTTAGTATTTTCGGAAAAGTTGATTTCTTCCGAAATGCCTTCTCCTGAAGAAATTTGTGAAGCTGCCGAAAAAGCTGGGCTTTCGCCGTATTCCATGATAGGAAAGGATGCGATATCGTCTTATTTGCAAAAAAATTCCGATTCGGCTGAAAAACCTATACCCCTTGCGCTTGAACTTTCTCCCGATTTTGATGCCAGGCTGATTGTCAACTCCGATAAGACGGAAGCAAAGTTGTATATAAGAAAGGCTGCAAATGCCGAACCTGCCGTAGACTTACAAATTATAAACAGGCTTCTTCAGCGCAGCAATATTATTAATCTTGATATGCAAAAAATAAAAAGCGGCATATCGGAATTTATAAATTCTCCGTCAATGGAGTTTTTACAAATAATTGCGGAAGGAACTCCTCCGAAGCGCGGTGCCGATAAAAAACTTGTAGCCCATTTTGAGCAAATTCCGCAGCATGAAGTTGTCCGTCTTGCCGACAGGTTAAAAAATCTTGAGCTGCGTTCTGCCGACGTTGAAAATCCTACAACCGACAAGGACTATCCCCTCTCCGAAGCGGAAACTCTTACAACCGTTCAAAAAGATGATTTACTCTATGAGCTTAAAGAATCCGATGCGGGAGAAGCCGGTTCCGATATTTACGGAAAAACTATTCCGGGCCTTCAGGGAAACGACCCTTTTTTGCTGGACCTTAGAAATATCGTACAATCCCATTCCGAATTAAGAGCTGGAGTTACGGGACTTTTACTGATTGCAAATACTGAAAGAGGCTTAAAATTGAGAATTGTTCCGTATAGGGACGCAAAAATCAGGGCTGTAGTAAGCATAGACAAAATGGAAGCCTCTCTAATTATAGAATCGGGACTGGGTGCAGGGGAGAGGCTTTCGATTATGGGTGTAAAAAAAGCCTTAAATGATGTAGGCCTTTTGGATACTATAACCGATGAAAAAATAACTGAAATTATCGAGGCTGCAAGAAAAAAAAGTGAAGAAGCGGAATTTGTTTTTTTACAGGGTATCCCTGCGGTAGCCGCAAATTCATATAAATTTGAATGGGCGGCGAATTTTGAAGAAGGGCAAAATACGGCGACTGTAGAAAAAGACGCTTTAATTTTAACGGCAACTCTTTCGGTAAAAGGGGAGGCGGGAAAAGATGTGTACGGTAAACCTATAGACCCTAAAAACGCTTATCCCGTTTTACTGCCTCAATATGACGATTCAATAAGATTTGTCGAAGAAGACGGCAAGGCTAAATTTTACGCCTCCGTTTCCGGGGAACTTACACGCTTTGATAATAAGCTCTTAATTTCCTCTTTAAAATCCATTCACAGCGACATTGATGAAAAAACGGGAGATATAATTTTTCCGGGTAATTTGATTATTACAGGCGATGTAAGGGACGGAAGAAAAATAAAGGCTTTAGGCGATTTAACCGTTACGGGGAATGCCGAAAAATCGCTTATTTACTCTGAAACTTCGGTTAATTTAAACGGAGGAATAAACGGAAAAGGCAGCGGTACCGTTTGGGCAAAAAACACGGCAAATCTTCATTATGCGGAAAATGCGAGGATTTTTTCAGGCAGCAATATAAAAATAGGAAATTATTGCTTTAAATGTCTTGTAAAAACAAACGGGAGCCTTTCGCTTACGGGTTCTCCGGGCGTACTTTTGGGCGGCAATATCCATGCGGCAAAGGGCTGCTCCGTAAAAGAATTGGGAGCAAAAAAAACCATACGTACAATAATTTCTTTCGGTCAGGATTATCTTATAAAAGATGAAATAGAAGTACGTGAAAAAGAAATGGCGGAAAATATTGCCGAGCTTAACGAAATCGATAAAAAATTAAAATCTTCTGAACCCAATTTAAATATAGAAGAACTTAGAACGCGTAAAGTAAAACTTATTAAGCGCAACAGTGCGCTTACAATCAGAATATTCAATTTAAAAGAAAATTTTGAAACTCATATTCCGTCCAAAATAGTAGTTTCAGGGGATGTTTATCCCGGAGTTGTTCTTGAAAGTCACGGAAGATATTTTGAAGTTATGGAAACTCATCATCATGTATTTTTTACGTTTGACGAAAAGACGGGACAAATTGTTTGTTCACCCCTGCATGACGAGTAA
- the lgt gene encoding prolipoprotein diacylglyceryl transferase — MILAIKYPQWLKPEIIPGFPLLRWYGLMYLFAFMTAYFLYRYQVKKGEFEKYSGSVKTMSQEDVIDVFFWGIAGLLLGARIFGTLVYNYEEYLPRPWLIFWPFMEDASGKWVFTGFQGISYHGGFIGGFLGVLLWAKKNKFNFAAVADLMAVSIPLGYTFGRFGNFANGELYGRITTSGIGMIFPQVPESDKFFLGEEWVRAFAEKAGIAVQEGASIINLPRHPSQLYEAFFEGIVLWAILWFLRKKKPFNGFLVCVYTLGYGLFRFFIEYFRQPDANMGYKISASGSTNIYIYESWKNISTGQIFCFIMIAGSIIAMAVLAVLNKKSKNNG, encoded by the coding sequence ATGATTTTAGCAATTAAATATCCTCAGTGGCTTAAACCGGAAATTATACCCGGTTTTCCTTTGTTACGCTGGTACGGACTTATGTATCTTTTTGCATTTATGACGGCATACTTTTTATATCGTTATCAAGTGAAAAAAGGGGAATTTGAAAAATATTCAGGAAGCGTAAAAACAATGAGCCAAGAAGATGTGATAGATGTTTTCTTTTGGGGCATTGCGGGGCTCCTTTTGGGGGCAAGAATTTTCGGGACTCTTGTTTATAATTATGAAGAATACCTTCCGAGGCCGTGGCTTATTTTTTGGCCTTTTATGGAAGATGCTTCCGGTAAGTGGGTATTTACGGGCTTTCAGGGAATATCGTACCACGGCGGCTTTATAGGGGGCTTTTTAGGTGTTCTTTTATGGGCAAAAAAGAATAAATTCAATTTTGCCGCCGTTGCCGATTTAATGGCGGTATCAATACCCTTAGGCTATACCTTCGGCCGTTTCGGAAATTTTGCAAACGGAGAGCTTTACGGAAGAATTACTACAAGCGGGATAGGAATGATTTTTCCGCAGGTTCCCGAAAGCGATAAGTTTTTTTTAGGAGAAGAATGGGTTAGGGCCTTCGCCGAAAAAGCGGGGATTGCCGTTCAGGAAGGAGCTTCGATTATAAATTTACCGCGGCACCCGAGCCAGCTTTATGAAGCTTTTTTCGAAGGGATTGTTTTATGGGCTATTTTATGGTTTTTACGTAAAAAAAAGCCGTTTAACGGTTTTTTAGTTTGTGTTTATACGCTGGGCTACGGACTTTTTCGCTTTTTTATAGAATATTTTCGTCAACCGGATGCAAATATGGGTTATAAAATTTCCGCTTCGGGTTCTACAAATATTTATATTTATGAATCATGGAAAAACATTTCCACCGGTCAAATTTTTTGTTTTATAATGATTGCAGGCTCTATTATTGCAATGGCCGTTCTTGCGGTTTTAAATAAAAAGAGTAAAAATAATGGCTGA
- the nadE gene encoding NAD(+) synthase — MAKRLKHLSCTKCVLGISGGSDSTLALLSALKCFDILGIPHKNLYAVSMPCFGTTEKTKNNAVALATLLDCTVLEIPIRKAVELHLADIGHNAEKRDITYENAQARERTQVLMDKANQVGGIMLGTGDLSEAALGWTTYNGDHISMYELNSSIPKTLIKVCINFFAENKIFFKDGKNEELLKNILSDIISTPVSPELLPPEDGKISQKPKI, encoded by the coding sequence TTGGCAAAGAGATTAAAGCATCTTAGCTGCACGAAATGCGTTTTAGGTATTTCAGGAGGCTCCGATTCCACTTTGGCTCTTCTTTCCGCATTAAAATGTTTTGACATATTAGGTATTCCGCATAAGAATTTATATGCCGTTAGTATGCCCTGTTTCGGTACTACGGAAAAAACAAAAAATAATGCTGTTGCCTTGGCCACTCTTTTGGATTGTACGGTTTTGGAAATCCCTATAAGAAAGGCGGTGGAACTGCATCTTGCCGATATCGGGCATAATGCGGAAAAACGGGATATAACTTATGAAAATGCGCAGGCAAGGGAACGTACGCAAGTTTTAATGGATAAGGCGAACCAAGTCGGAGGCATTATGTTGGGTACGGGAGACTTATCCGAAGCGGCTCTAGGTTGGACGACTTATAACGGAGACCATATTTCAATGTATGAGCTTAATTCTTCAATACCTAAAACTTTAATTAAGGTCTGTATTAATTTTTTTGCGGAAAATAAAATATTTTTTAAAGACGGAAAAAATGAAGAACTTTTAAAAAATATTCTTTCGGATATAATTTCAACACCGGTAAGCCCAGAGCTCCTTCCTCCGGAAGACGGAAAAATTTCACAAAAACCGAAAATATAA
- a CDS encoding DedA family protein, with translation MLFAILNWLGNYISYFPLVVFIGLVLGGFNLPIPEDVLVIMSAVMCQQEKASVPSFLIALYAGAVLSDYMVYFWGRLIAKGSFSMGVFSKVIKKDNTYRLLAALQKYGIFTYIISRFIPFGVRNVVSITSGFVKYPFYKFAVYDLIAALCNISVLFGLVYFFGATGSRVMKIAGIVLFIVFLGFGIYLIKSGKLFTLADKRLEKAGGKKAV, from the coding sequence ATGCTTTTTGCAATCTTGAATTGGCTAGGTAACTATATAAGTTATTTTCCACTTGTCGTTTTTATAGGTCTTGTTTTGGGAGGTTTTAATCTTCCAATTCCCGAAGATGTATTGGTTATAATGTCTGCGGTTATGTGTCAACAGGAAAAAGCCTCCGTTCCTTCATTTTTAATTGCTCTTTACGCAGGTGCGGTTTTAAGCGATTATATGGTATATTTTTGGGGAAGGTTAATAGCCAAGGGTTCGTTTTCGATGGGGGTATTTTCTAAAGTCATTAAAAAAGATAATACTTACCGCCTTTTAGCCGCATTGCAAAAGTATGGAATTTTTACTTATATAATTTCGCGCTTTATACCTTTCGGAGTGCGTAATGTAGTTTCAATTACAAGCGGTTTTGTAAAATATCCTTTTTATAAATTTGCCGTTTACGATTTAATAGCCGCCTTATGTAATATTTCCGTTTTGTTCGGTCTTGTGTATTTTTTCGGTGCTACCGGAAGCCGTGTTATGAAGATTGCCGGTATTGTATTGTTTATAGTTTTTTTAGGTTTTGGAATTTATCTTATAAAGTCAGGAAAATTGTTTACTCTTGCCGATAAGAGATTGGAAAAGGCCGGAGGTAAAAAAGCAGTATAA